In a single window of the Methanofollis ethanolicus genome:
- a CDS encoding helix-turn-helix domain-containing protein, translated as MKPEPNTNAIENKMEKTEIEILRHLQKAGVSKEDAIEIMSLAEDHETYVILKIAEMVNQAAKEVSQGAITPDEGFTRIMIRMFIPKGPQVSEEEAHKIREYREDGYSIRQIANVFQRSTETIHRLTKDIETKQTP; from the coding sequence GTGAAACCAGAACCAAACACCAATGCTATTGAAAACAAGATGGAGAAAACAGAGATCGAGATCCTCCGGCACCTTCAGAAAGCAGGAGTCAGCAAAGAAGACGCAATCGAGATCATGAGCCTGGCCGAAGACCACGAGACATATGTGATCCTGAAAATTGCCGAAATGGTGAACCAGGCCGCAAAGGAAGTGAGCCAGGGAGCGATCACCCCTGACGAAGGGTTCACCAGGATCATGATCAGGATGTTCATCCCCAAAGGCCCCCAGGTGAGCGAAGAGGAGGCCCACAAGATCAGAGAATACCGGGAAGACGGGTATTCGATCAGGCAGATCGCAAATGTGTTTCAGCGATCCACAGAGACGATCCACCGACTGACAAAAGACATTGAAACCAAACAAACACCATAA